A genomic stretch from Coffea arabica cultivar ET-39 chromosome 10c, Coffea Arabica ET-39 HiFi, whole genome shotgun sequence includes:
- the LOC113713219 gene encoding protein SRC2-like: MDCRKFEITLLSANDLEDVRKFFKMKVYLRVSIGRSSEEAERRTPADKHGEVNPAWNFTLKYTINESMVQHFNTMLVIKLYCKRKLGDRYIGEVHTSMKDLFDYAYPVGGSAVVSYPVQKGSVNSQGALRFSYRFGEKVWGKGMPRQTPVS; the protein is encoded by the exons ATGGACTGCAGAAAATTTGAGATAACCCTTTTGTCAGCAAATGACTTAGAAGATGTTCGAAAATTTTTCAAGATGAAAGTTTACTTGAGGGTTTCAATAGGGAGAAGCAGCGAAGAAGCAGAGAGGAGAACTCCAGCAGACAAGCATGGCGAGGTCAACCCTGCATGGAATTTCACTTTGAAGTACACCATAAATGAGTCCATGGTACAACATTTCAACACCATGCTCGTCATTAAACTGTACTGTAAACGTAAACTAGGGGATAGGTACATAGGAGAAGTTCATACCTCCATGAAAGATTTGTTTGATTATGCATATCCTGTTGGGGGCAGTGCTGTTGTGAGTTATCCTGTGCAAAAGGGTTCTGTGAATTCACAAGGAGCTTTGAGGTTTTCTTATAGGTTTGGGGAAAAG GTTTGGGGAAAAGGTATGCCTCGACAAACTCCTGTTAGCTGA